CCATTGTCTGTGATTAAACAGTATATTGAGCAACAAAAGCTGGAATGAGCGGCGGAATGCCGCTATCGCACTTCACCCCCCGCCAAGCATGTCGGCTATGGCAGGAGCACTGTGCGATGGTTTGGTAGACAGTGAGAAGCAAACAGCGCTTTTACATGCTGCTACCCTGCTGAACTTATCTGGCGATCCAGAACTTATCATCCTCCTTTTAGATCATGGTATGAGTCCAAATATACAAGATGAAGCAGGAGAAACCCCAAAGCCAAAGATAAAGAAGGCAATACTGCATTGGATTTAGCCCAAATAGTTGGCGCAGATAAGATTGTTAACTATCTGAAACAGCGCAAATAAATCTTCAAAATTCGATCTCGGTTTCCAGAGCAATACCCCCTCAGACCTGAGTCGGGTACAAGCTAGCGATTTTAAAAGCTTTGGAGACTGTTTATCGGGCCCGTTATGATCGCAATAGCCAAGGTCTCAAAGCCCAGATGCAGGCTTCAGCGCCTTAGCGTGTGACGACCCGCTTTCGATCTAAAGCGACAGAGACAATCCAGGGAGATAGCCTATTCGCTGGCTTGCGCCTTGAGTCGGAGCACAATATGGCTCGCATTCTCTGAAGGCACAACCTTCACACATTCGTATCCCAGCGCCCGCAGATCAATCCCCGCATACAAGTTCTCTCCCTGGCCCAGCAAAACCGGTGAGACAGCCAAAGGCCGCCGTATAGACCTGAATAAGGGATACGGTGGCCTTTCGTTTAGCCTGCTAAACGCGCCCGTTCAGCTTGCTTTCGCTGCTTCTCTGGCCCAATCGATCGCATCAGCACCCGCTGGCACACGAAGCGGACTGCTGGGGTCATTCACTACTTGCCAGAGCGCTTCGGCCACATCATGGGCGTAGGTGATGGGGGTGTTCGATTGCGTGAAGTTTGCAAAGACACGCTGCGCCTGTTCAGAATAGGCCTCAGGGATAGATTGCATCATGGCTTGGGCATTGGCGGCGAAACTGGTTTCAGGAGAACGGCCTGGCAACAAGAGATTGACACGCACATTGAAAGGTTCCAGCTCATGGAAAAGGGACTCGGTGAAAGCATTGACCGCAGCCTTGCTGGCAGTATAAAGCGAGAGCAAAGGCAGAGACTTCAAGGTCACCGACGATGTCACATTCACAACCACCCCTGATTTGCGCTCACGCATCTGCGGAACCACGGCCTGGGTCATGGCAATTGTACCAAAGGTATTGGTCTCAAAGAGTTCGCGGACCTTGTCCATCGAGACGCCTTCGAGGGCGTTTAGCATGCCGACGCCTGCATTGTTAACCAAAACATCGATGGGCCCAGCCTCCTTTACGGCAGCTTGAATGCTGTCAGCATCCGTAACATCCAGGGCCAGCATACGCAGATTATCTGAAACAGGGAAGAGATCTTCTCGGGGCGTACGCATGGTAGCAATGACCTTCCAGCCACGTTCCAGAAAATATTTCGCACTTTCTAAACCAAACCCTGATGAGCATCCTGTGATAAGTATCGTTTTCATAATGATATACTCCTTTTAATTTCTTTCTGCATTACAATTGAAAGATATAATTACGATACTTTTAAGTTTCGAAACTGTCAAGTACCGTAATTAAAATAGATGAATACAATGCCTCTAAAAGGAACGCAGATGAGCGAAAAACAAAAGGCCAAGCCAAAGGCTTCACTGGGCCGTAAACGTGACAAAGATCTAGATGTCCGAATTATCGAAGCAACTGTCGAAATCTTGGCTGAGCTGGGTTTTGACAGCATGACCATGGATACGGTGGCCGCTAAAGCAGGGTCAAGCAAATCAACCCTGTACCGCCGCTGGCCCTCCAAAGCAGAACTGGTGCGTGATACGCTGATCTGGATGAGTCGCCATTCTGTCGAGCTGAATCATTTGCCCGATACCGGCAGCTTAAGAGAGGATCTGCTGGCATTGCTCAAACCCTATTCATCGGAATTTAGTGAACGCAAACTCCAGGTTTTGGCCAAATTAGGTTCGTTTTTTTCTGAACATGGTCAGGTCGCAAAAGAAGCCACTACAGGCATTTTCGAGCCTTGGACTGAACTGAATCGCACCCTGATGCAACGCGCCATTGCGCGGGGTGAGCTACCTGCCCACGCCGATATAGAAACGGCCTGTCAGGTGATTATTGCCATGACTTCGTATTGCAGTGTTACACAAGGTCAGGCTTTTGGACGCGCTGAATACGCTACTTTATTGGACAATCTATTATTGCCTGGGCTGCAACATTCGCCTGCGAGTTGAGGTTTCTATTTGACCAGTTGTACCGACCAAATGAAATACGATCTGGCTTGGCAGTGGCCGCAAGTTTTTTCAATTTGCATTGTGGTATTGGAAATGTCTAAGTTTTTAAGATTCGAAATCAGCACAGGGGTCTGAGCCTTCACTTCACACCCTTCGTGAAGGCGAAAATCGAGCCCGCACGGGTTGAGAGGGCTAATCGACTGGATTGAAGTCATAATCACAAAAACAAGTGAATTTCCAGCCCCACTTTCAGGCCCATTTTGTGCTAAACTAAAACGATAGTTCACTATCTCTTTACGCAGGAATTCCTGGAGTTTGACCAGATGTTTCAAATGAAAGAAATACAGCTGTTACAGCAGCAAAGCAGTGGCTTTCACAGTCAACGCCATGATCAAGCCGAAGAAGATTTCTTTTTTGGCTTGATGTGTCTGGATCGTTTTGCGACAACCGGCTATCAGGATAGCGACTTGCTCAAAGAAGCCTGTCGAAAGTTTATCCAATCGATTCAAAGCAATGGCAAAGATGAGCGCCCCCATCTGGCACTGGCTTATTTATTTGCGCTGATCGAAGACTATCCCACCGCCCAACTGTATCTGGCTTCAGCAGAAGGATTGGCCATTGATCACCCAATGATTGCCGCCATTCGCAAAATCATTCGCGAGATCCAAAAAATGTCCACTGACAGCTTGCCAGAAGGGCCCCAGGCAGACTCTGCAGCTTTATCCGCTGAGGATCTCGATTATGACGCTCTCTACGATGAAGTCGAAGACGATATCAAACGCTGGGTCCTGGAATTCTCACAACATCTCAATGCCCATCCCAGTTTGCGTCCGGATATTATCAAGAACCAACGCAAAACCCTGGAGAAATTGCGCGAAACCCAAGATGTCATTAACGCCAAAATCACCCGCGTTGAAGAAGAAATAGATACCACTGAACTGGTTCAGGCCTTAAAGCCGCTTGAAATCAGCCAAAAACGTTTAGAACAGGCTTTGCAAACGACTGTTGAATTGCAGGCCCTGCAAACTGAGATGCACAACACCCAAAGTTCAGTGGGTCAAATTTCGCAAGAAGCCCAACAAACCGAAGACGCAGCAGATATCCCTGTACTCGAAGAAAACATCGAAGTACTCCTGGATCACTGCGACCATTTTGCCGATCAACTGGATCAGTATTCAGAACGCCAGTTGGACCTCGAAATTTTACTAAAAACCTATGACAGACTGGTTGGAGCGTTGGATGACTTGCGCAACCTGGTTGATGACACCATTGAACGCCTGAAAGGAAAGCCTTGATGAATATAAATGCAGGAGGGGCTCGTCCCCAAAACCTGAGCCAATTTCAAACCCATATTCAAAACAAACGACAGGCCACTCCTCAGCAGGTGCATGTCACGGAAGCCCAAAAGAAGACCGTTGGCGGTTTTATTCGTGAAAAAGCCCAGGTCATCACCAAAAAAAACGTGGTGGATATGGATGCCCGTATCAAGAGTATTGATGAGCGCATGAATAATCTGGGCAATAAAGGCATCAAAGGGGTAGAACCCAAAGCCCTCAAAAGCAAGTGGTCGATCTTTGGCAAAGTCATTGGCGATATGTTCAAAAGCATTCCCACCGCGCTGACAGGCATTGTCAAAGGAGCCTTGAAACTCACATCCTATTTGGCCGAAGCAGCTGTACATGTATTGGTCTTGCCTTTTTCAGCCCTTGGCGCCCATATGACTGAAGATGCCAGTGTGATGACCGATGCGCACAAAGGGGTGCATAAGCTTTTTGACAAAATGCGCGGAGGCCTCGACAAAGCCCAGGAAAAATTTGAAAAATGGTACGGGAACAAGGTCGGGATTGGTGATCAGGACACCGCCAAAGAAGGAGCTGAAAAAATAGCCAGCACTGTCGATGTCGTATCTGGCTATATGGGCACCAATATCCTCAAATCAGGTGGGGATATGACTGAAACCCAGGATCCCAATGCGATTACCACGGGCGGTGACGGAGACAAAGCCTTGCAAGTGGGCATCATCAACAATGCCAATGCAGTGATGGGTGATCTGGAAAAATTCGGCAAGCAACTCAAGGGTATCGACGAGGGCCAGCAGCTGATCAATGAGGGTAACCGCTCAGTCAATCCCACTGAAAAAGAATTTCTGGTCGAACAGGGCAAAATGCAAAAAAGCCAGGCCCGCTGGGGGCTGGCAGACGCTTCACGCAGCCTGGTCAGCAACCTCAATGGCACCACCAATTTGCTGGTGGGCTCCAATACACCCGTGGTTACCAATGTCACCGCCACCAATATCACCCAGGCCATGGGGGGGGGCTTCTCTGCCCTCAGTAACAGTGTCGAAGCCACGGTGGAAACCATCCAGGCAGTCCAGGCAGATCGCAAAATTGGACGCTGCAATCAGTTCCTCGAAAAGACTGCCATTATCGAGGGCAACCAGGAAATCACAGCCAGTAAAAACACTGAAAAAGTGCGTGACTCCGTCAAACTTTACAAAAAGAACCAGACCCAGACACGCAACACCACCCTGTTCAGTGCCATCTCTAAAATGGCCATGACAGCCGCCGCAATCGTCGGAACAGTCTTGTTTGTGGCCGCCTGTGCCTCTAATCCTGTGGGTTGGGCGGTTGGCGGTGCAGCCATTGCGCTGGGTATTGGAATGGCGGCCTACAAAGGCTATAAAGCCGCTCGACGTGCAGATCAGACCAAAGGCCTCGAAGAACGTCGCACCCAAGTTTCAAAGGCCATGGTAGAACAGGTCAACGACCTGTCCGCAAAACTGGGGGTGAACACCGCTGAGTTTAAAGAAGCTGGCAAGCTCAAACTCGGTCAGCTCACCACCCACCTCGAAGGCAAGGTGCAGGAACTCAAAAACCAGCAGCCTCCCCCTGAAAATCTGGCCGAACTCATAGACCAGTTAGACACGGTCAAAGAGCTCAAAAGCCTGCGTTCAGATATCAACAGCGCCCTCAAACAAACCAACGGCGCCACCGCTATGGATGGTCTGGTCAAAGCCCTCAACGATCGCCGTGATCCTGATGGTCAGTTGGCGGCAGAGTTCGCCTTGCGGGATGTCTTCAGAATGGATCCCGATCTGTTTAAGACCAACGAAAATGGGGATCGTATCGTCAGCGCCAAAGTGGCAGATAAAGCGGATGACAAACTGCGTGAGAAGCTGAGCATGTTCCATGCCAGTGTCTACAGCAAGAACTAAGGAGCCGTCATGAACAGCGTGATTTCTGAAGACGTTAGCAATCTCGCCTATCTGGGCTGGGTATTGCAGGAATCCGGGTTTGAAACCGCATTTATCGAGGCCGACGCCCATCCAGAGCAACCCTATGAACAATTGCTGGTGCACAGCCGCCAGGACAAACAGGGCCAGCCCGTTACTGTTCGTTTGCTCTTTGCTGAAGATGTACTGCGCGCCATCTATCGCCAGGCAGGCCAGGATATCCCTGAAAGCCATTCAGCAATGTTACAGTTCACGATCTGGCTGCCTGAACTGCGTCAGTTTCCTGCCGAAAGAATGGCAGAGCTGGATCAGCTCTTAAATGCCCTGAATCAGCAGACGAGTTATGGGGTGTTTGCGTTTAACAGCCTCGATGGCATCCATTTCCGGCATACCCTGGCTGTTCCCCAGGAAGACCCGGATGCGCGACTGGTGGCCGAGGTGATTTCTGGACTGGCTTTTCAAAGCTTGCGTTTTCAGCCCCATCTGCAAGCCCTTGCGAAAGGCCAGGCCCCACTCGCCACTATTCTCAAAAAAGTTCAGTCTCAGGCAGGAGATTCCCATGCCCACCATTAGTCCCAGCCATCCCGTCTCCCCTGAGACCCTCTGTCAGATTCTGGCCTATCGCGGGTACCCCGCTCAATTGGCTCCTCTCACTCAGGGCAGTGCTTTTCAACAGGTCGTCGTCAGTGGCCCTTACCGCATCGGCCCTGAAGCTTCAGATCCCGAACGGGTGCTGGTATTGACCTTGATGTATATGAACGATGCCCTGCAGAGCCTGGGCAAATCAGTGGAAAGCCAGAGTGACATTTTACAAATCTACCTGCGCTTGCCCTTTGAAGTGCTGGCAGCCCAGCAAGCAGATGTTTTGCATCTGATACGGGCTTATAACGCCTTTTTGCCATTGGGTCATTTTGAACTGCAAGCCGATCAGGGGATTTGTTGCCGCTATCGCTGGCACACCTTTGGCCGCGATGTCGATGGCATGGTGCTGCTGGAAAGTCTCGAAACGATGCTTTTTTATGTGGAGCAACTGGGATATCGGCTGGAGGCAGTCGCCACGGGTCAACGCAGTTTGGCAGACACACTCAACGATGAAATGCAGTTTCAACCGCCCCCACAGTAAGCGCTTTTCACAGAACCGCCTTGGATGCGTAGCAAGCACTTCCTTGCGGTAGCCGCAGGTGTCTAGGACACCTTACAACGGCCCCCAATTAAGCTGCTCTGCGAAGCAAGATTTAATGCCCTTTGGGTACAGGTTGAAGGGCATTGTTGAGCGGTAAGCCGTTTAGTTTTCATATTTTGCCATATGCTCTAATAATTTCTTTCTTTGAAATTTTTTGGCAAGAATACGAACATCCTCATTTTGTTTATTCTTGTGCCCTATTTTCGCTCCCTTTGAGACTAAGTAATCGAAGACTTCAATTTGTCCATTTTCAGCAGCAGCGAACAAAGCTGTATCTCCATCATTTGTTTCGAGATCAATTATTGCTCCGTTCTCTATAAGAATTTTTACTATTTCTAAATGACCATTACCAGAAGCGTATATTAACGCAGTATCACCAAAACTATCTTGAGCATTAATATCTGCTCCTTTTTCGATTAACAGTTGAACTAAATCTTTAGAGTTATATTCTGCTGCATACAAAATCAAAGGCGTATTTTCTTCTGAAATATTTCGGACATTCACATTCGCACCTTGCTCTATAAGCAATTGTGTGATTTGCGGTAAATTGTTCTTTATAGATAATGCTAGTGCAGACTCACCTTTGTATATACCGTCTTGAACTTTAGCACCATATTTTAGGAGTAATTCTGTAATCTCTGGCATTTTATACATTATTGAATATGTTAACAAACTGAAAGATTCGCTAGAGTTAATTTCAATATTTGATCCTTTTTTTAAGGAAAATTCTATTAATTTATAATTTTTATTTATTG
The DNA window shown above is from bacterium (Candidatus Blackallbacteria) CG13_big_fil_rev_8_21_14_2_50_49_14 and carries:
- a CDS encoding TetR family transcriptional regulator; the encoded protein is MNTMPLKGTQMSEKQKAKPKASLGRKRDKDLDVRIIEATVEILAELGFDSMTMDTVAAKAGSSKSTLYRRWPSKAELVRDTLIWMSRHSVELNHLPDTGSLREDLLALLKPYSSEFSERKLQVLAKLGSFFSEHGQVAKEATTGIFEPWTELNRTLMQRAIARGELPAHADIETACQVIIAMTSYCSVTQGQAFGRAEYATLLDNLLLPGLQHSPAS
- a CDS encoding short-chain dehydrogenase/reductase, producing MKTILITGCSSGFGLESAKYFLERGWKVIATMRTPREDLFPVSDNLRMLALDVTDADSIQAAVKEAGPIDVLVNNAGVGMLNALEGVSMDKVRELFETNTFGTIAMTQAVVPQMRERKSGVVVNVTSSVTLKSLPLLSLYTASKAAVNAFTESLFHELEPFNVRVNLLLPGRSPETSFAANAQAMMQSIPEAYSEQAQRVFANFTQSNTPITYAHDVAEALWQVVNDPSSPLRVPAGADAIDWAREAAKAS